A portion of the Cryptomeria japonica chromosome 5, Sugi_1.0, whole genome shotgun sequence genome contains these proteins:
- the LOC131028732 gene encoding uncharacterized protein LOC131028732, with product MGFHCPKSFMEQTWSAKFDQTSLSSHSRLHSYSQLNVRKRRLILPSSPYNYRLTGSSLCCRNPVNNNKLTQAFTGKGKSFKWVPEALGENVCDAFENEAEVEREQNIADGILNIVHATSREAAGTISDKGNENVERAEGNSLQPLKWPLWLLGPSMLLATAAIPILWLPFSIISPASNMASLLSLTGLDGTFNLGATIFLLVADYCARSKKGQVSYFKIPFSYMFWNFLLNVVGFVVPSLAIAASYRSIVEPQICLISFATMLGPYLMLLMVQMLAEILTWNWKSPVCLIVPVVYEAYRLLQLSRSLELGIDLNAPSWLMQGMKGLVAWWVLVLGMQLMKIAWFVGQGKTTKEA from the coding sequence CCCAAAAAGCTTCATGGAGCAGACTTGGAGTGCAAAATTTGATCAAACTTCCCTATCATCTCACTCACGGCTTCACTCCTATTCTCAACTCAATGTGAGGAAGAGAAGGCTAATTCTACCCAGTTCACCGTACAATTACAGGCTAACTGGTTCATCCTTATGCTGCAGAAATCCAGTTAATAACAACAAGTTAACCCAGGCATTCACAGGGAAGGGCAAAAGCTTTAAGTGGGTACCAGAAGCATTAGgggaaaatgtatgtgatgcattTGAGAATGAAGCTGAGGTTGAAAGGGAGCAGAACATTGCTGATGGCATCCTTAATATTGTGCATGCTACTTCTAGAGAAGCAGCAGGGACTATCTCAGATAAAGGAAATGAAAATGTGGAGCGAGCAGAGGGGAATAGCTTACAGCCACTGAAATGGCCTTTATGGTTGCTTGGGCCCTCTATGCTCCTTGCAACAGCGGCCATTCCTATCCTATGGCTACCTTTCTCTATAATATCTCCAGCATCCAACATGGCCAGTCTTTTGTCTTTGACAGGATTAGATGGTACCTTCAATTTGGGAGCAACAATTTTTCTTCTTGTAGCAGATTACTGTGCCCGTTCTAAGAAGGGCCAGGTCTCTTATTTCAAAATTCCTTTCAGCTACATGTTTTGGAATTTTCTTTTGAATGTGGTGGGTTTTGTTGTGCCCTCTTTGGCAATAGCTGCATCGTACAGATCTATAGTTGAACCACAAATTTGCTTGATTTCGTTTGCTACAATGTTGGGACCTTATCTGATGTTGCTAATGGTGCAAATGCTAGCAGAGATCTTGACATGGAATTGGAAATCACCAGTTTGCTTAATTGTCCCTGTTGTGTATGAAGCATACCGTCTTCTGCAGTTAAGTAGAAGCCTAGAGTTGGGAATAGATCTAAATGCACCATCCTGGTTAATGCAAGGAATGAAAGGTTTAGTAGCATGGTGGGTGCTAGTGCTTGGGATGCAGCTCATGAAAATTGCATGGTTTGTTGGTCAAGGAAAGACCACGAAAGAAGCCTGA